Proteins co-encoded in one Saccharomyces cerevisiae S288C chromosome II, complete sequence genomic window:
- the TPS1 gene encoding alpha,alpha-trehalose-phosphate synthase (UDP-forming) TPS1 (Synthase subunit of trehalose-6-P synthase/phosphatase complex; synthesizes the storage carbohydrate trehalose, which is critically important for survival of long-term desiccation; also found in a monomeric form; expression is induced by the stress response and repressed by the Ras-cAMP pathway; protein abundance increases in response to DNA replication stress and in response to prolonged exposure to boric acid; required for pseudohyphal growth) has product MTTDNAKAQLTSSSGGNIIVVSNRLPVTITKNSSTGQYEYAMSSGGLVTALEGLKKTYTFKWFGWPGLEIPDDEKDQVRKDLLEKFNAVPIFLSDEIADLHYNGFSNSILWPLFHYHPGEINFDENAWLAYNEANQTFTNEIAKTMNHNDLIWVHDYHLMLVPEMLRVKIHEKQLQNVKVGWFLHTPFPSSEIYRILPVRQEILKGVLSCDLVGFHTYDYARHFLSSVQRVLNVNTLPNGVEYQGRFVNVGAFPIGIDVDKFTDGLKKESVQKRIQQLKETFKGCKIIVGVDRLDYIKGVPQKLHAMEVFLNEHPEWRGKVVLVQVAVPSRGDVEEYQYLRSVVNELVGRINGQFGTVEFVPIHFMHKSIPFEELISLYAVSDVCLVSSTRDGMNLVSYEYIACQEEKKGSLILSEFTGAAQSLNGAIIVNPWNTDDLSDAINEALTLPDVKKEVNWEKLYKYISKYTSAFWGENFVHELYSTSSSSTSSSATKN; this is encoded by the coding sequence ATGACTACGGATAACGCTAAGGCGCAACTGACCTCGTCTTCAGGGGGTAACATTATTGTGGTGTCCAACAGGCTTCCCGTGACAATCACTAAAAACAGCAGTACGGGACAGTACGAGTACGCAATGTCGTCCGGAGGGCTGGTCACGGCGTTGGAAGGGTTGAAGAAGACGTACACTTTCAAGTGGTTCGGATGGCCTGGGCTAGAGATTCCTGACGATGAGAAGGATCAGGTGAGGAAGGACTTGCTGGAAAAGTTTAATGCCGTACCCATCTTCCTGAGCGATGAAATCGCAGACTTACACTACAACGGGTTCAGTAATTCTATTCTATGGCCGTTATTCCATTACCATCCTGGTGAGATCAATTTCGACGAGAATGCGTGGTTGGCATACAACGAGGCAAACCAGACGTTCACCAACGAGATTGCTAAGACTATGAACCATAACGATTTAATCTGGGTGCATGATTACCATTTGATGTTGGTTCCGGAAATGTTGAGAGTCAAGATTCACGAGAAGCAACTGCAAAACGTTAAGGTCGGGTGGTTCCTGCACACACCATTCCCTTCGAGTGAAATTTACAGAATCTTACCTGTCAGACAAGAGATTTTGAAGGGTGTTTTGAGTTGTGATTTAGTCGGGTTCCACACATACGATTATGCAAGACATTTCTTGTCTTCCGTGCAAAGAGTGCTTAACGTGAACACATTGCCTAATGGGGTGGAATACCAGGGCAGATTCGTTAACGTAGGGGCCTTCCCTATCGGTATCGACGTGGACAAGTTCACCGATGggttgaaaaaggaatcCGTACAAAAGAGAATCCAACAATTGAAGGAAACTTTCAAGGGCTGCAAGATCATAGTTGGTGTCGACAGGCTGGATTACATCAAAGGTGTGCCTCAGAAGTTGCACGCCATGGAAGTGTTTCTGAACGAGCATCCAGAATGGAGGGGCAAGGTTGTTCTGGTACAGGTTGCAGTGCCAAGTCGTGGAGATGTGGAAGAGTACCAATATTTAAGATCTGTGGTCAATGAGTTGGTCGGTAGAATCAACGGTCAGTTCGGTACTGTGGAATTCGTCCCCATCCATTTCATGCACAAGTCTATACCATTTGAAGAGCTGATTTCGTTATATGCTGTGAGCGATGTTTGTTTGGTCTCGTCCACCCGTGATGGTATGAACTTGGTTTCCTACGAATATATTGCTTgccaagaagaaaagaaaggttCCTTAATCCTGAGTGAGTTCACAGGTGCCGCACAATCCTTGAATGGTGCTATTATTGTAAATCCTTGGAACACCGATGATCTTTCTGATGCCATCAACGAGGCCTTGACTTTGCCCGATGTAAAGAAAGAAGTTAACTGGGAAAAACTTTACAAATACATCTCTAAATACACTTCTGCCTTCTGGGGTGAAAATTTCGTCCATGAATTATACAGTACATCATCAAGCTCAACAAGCTCCTCTGCCACCAAAAACTGA
- the PTC4 gene encoding type 2C protein phosphatase PTC4 (Cytoplasmic type 2C protein phosphatase (PP2C); identified as a high-copy number suppressor of cnb1 mpk1 synthetic lethality; overexpression decreases high-osmolarity induced Hog1p phosphorylation and kinase activity), which translates to MGQLLSHPLTEKTIEYNEYKNNQASTGIVPRFYNCVGSMQGYRLTQEDAHLIRNENSVVYVRFFNPFIDKYETLSLNVFAVFDGHGGDDCSKFLSGGRHHRDGNGSSNGNGEPNAGLIKWIAYSFENHHYTSTTNNDSSKFKRSFNTLEGLVSQIFKDAFILQDEELYRHFANSSCGSTAVVACIINEESLYVANCGDSRCILSSKSNGIKTMSFDHKPQHIGELIRINDNGGTVSLGRVGGVLALSRAFSDFQFKRGVTYPHRRTKLTNITQNLTYGTPPQEAQVTVEPDVLMHKIDYSKDEFLVLACDGIWDIYNNKQLIHFIKYHLVSGTKLDTIITKLLDHGIAQANSNTGVGFDNMTAIIVVLNRKGETLQDWFNKMKTRLERERGLV; encoded by the coding sequence atgGGTCAATTGCTTTCCCATCCGTTGACGGAGAAGACCATAGAATataatgaatataaaaacaACCAGGCGTCAACTGGTATTGTTCCACGATTTTACAATTGTGTGGGGTCCATGCAAGGCTATCGTTTGACTCAGGAAGATGCACATCTAATTAGAAATGAAAACTCTGTTGTGTACGTACGATTTTTCAACCCATTCATAGACAAATACGAAACCCTGTCATTGAACGTCTTCGCAGTATTCGATGGTCATGGTGGAGATGATTGTTCGAAATTTCTAAGCGGCGGCCGCCACCATCGCGATGGTAACGGCAGTAGCAACGGTAATGGTGAACCCAACGCTGGCCTGATCAAATGGATTGCGTATAGTTTCGAAAACCACCATTACACATCTACAACTAATAACGACTCatcaaaatttaaaagatcCTTCAATACGTTGGAAGGACTTGTTtctcaaatttttaaagaCGCTTTCATATTGCAAGATGAAGAGTTATATCGACATTTTGCCAACAGTTCGTGTGGATCTACAGCAGTAGTAGCATGCATCATAAACGAGGAATCACTGTATGTGGCTAACTGTGGTGATTCGCGATGTATTCTTTCCTCCAAATCGAATGGCATAAAGACGATGTCTTTCGATCATAAGCCACAACACATAGGAGAATTGATACGTATAAACGATAATGGTGGTACTGTCTCTCTTGGAAGAGTGGGTGGAGTACTGGCTCTCAGTAGGGCATTTAGTGATTTCCAATTCAAGAGAGGTGTCACTTATCCACATAGAAGGACAAAACTAACAAATATTACCCAGAATTTAACTTATGGAACCCCACCACAAGAAGCACAAGTTACCGTTGAACCAGACGTATTGATGCACAAGATTGACTATTCTAAAGATGAGTTTTTAGTACTGGCTTGCGACGGTATATGGGATATTTATAACAACAAACAGTTAATTCACTTTATAAAGTATCACCTGGTATCAGGGACGAAGTTGGatacaataataacaaaattGTTGGACCACGGGATAGCGCAGGCAAATAGCAATACTGGTGTCGGCTTTGACAATATGACTGCCATCATTGTAGTGCTAAACCGGAAAGGCGAAACATTGCAAGACTGGTTTAATAAAATGAAGACCCGTTTGGAAAGAGAAAGGGGCCTAGtgtaa
- the ATG14 gene encoding Atg14p (Autophagy-specific subunit of phosphatidylinositol 3-kinase complex I; Atg14p targets complex I to the phagophore assembly site (PAS); required for localizing additional ATG proteins to the PAS; required for overflow degradation of misfolded proteins when ERAD is saturated; homolog of human Barkor; other members are Vps34, Vps15, and Vps30p) — protein sequence MHCPICHHRAHVVYCAHCINTSPSLLLKLKLDLILLKDENKELNGKVEQILNEAMNYDQLDIKRMEKKKDPLMNSLMKLDVLRMKKNNNLIRHRIEQLNERIYSKRNHISELKVEIDNYKCYKVGTGTDKLREQVEISDAKNKLAQVSKICESARDYKLNLLNNWFVIQKLQDNFQIPFAIAFQPLISLKNFRILPLAITNDSINIMWKYISFFSDILMIKLPYTNKICEQPMFEFSDSIQTVVQRLIKLIINILQICRHLKLVPSTPMDIPWLLDQYDVDGLFYNMVKRNKMKCRSVSLYWTFGMLYSMVLDNMNNPQRGHPARRTAPPPTVTGPHDRWYVVG from the coding sequence ATGCATTGCCCAATTTGCCACCATAGAGCGCATGTAGTGTACTGTGCACATTGTATCAATACGAGCCCAAGTCTGCTACTGAAGCTAAAACTAgatttaattttattaaagGATGAGAATAAAGAACTTAACGGGAAAGTCGAACAAATATTAAACGAGGCCATGAACTATGACCAGTTAGATATCAAGAGGatggagaaaaagaaagatcCCCTGATGAATAGTCTCATGAAGTTAGATGTTTTAcgaatgaaaaagaataataacCTGATTAGGCACAGGATAGAACAGCTAAATGAGCGGATTTATAGTAAAAGGAATCACATCAGCGAATTGAAAGTAGAAATTGACAATTATAAATGTTATAAGGTGGGTACTGGTACGGACAAATTAAGAGAGCAAGTGGAAATTAGTGATGCAAAAAATAAGCTGGCACAAGTATCGAAGATTTGTGAATCGGCTAGAGATTACAAGCTCAATCTACTAAATAATTGGTTTGTGATCCAGAAGCTGCAAGATAATTTCCAAATACCTTTCGCTATAGCTTTTCAGCCACTaatatctttgaaaaacttccGTATTTTACCTCTTGCTATAACAAACGATTCCATCAACATCATGTGGAAGTATATTAGCTTCTTCTCAGACATTCTTATGATTAAACTTCCCTACACAAATAAAATCTGTGAACAACCCATGTTTGAGTTTTCCGATAGCATACAGACAGTAGTACAAAGGTTGATCAAGCTTATCATAAATATTTTACAGATATGTAGACATTTGAAACTCGTACCTTCAACACCCATGGATATCCCATGGCTACTGGACCAGTACGATGTGGATGGGCTGTTCTATAATATGGTGAAACGGAACAAGATGAAGTGTAGGTCCGTCTCGCTATATTGGACTTTTGGGATGTTGTACTCGATGGTTTTGGATAACATGAATAATCCACAAAGAGGACATCCTGCAAGGCGGACCGCACCACCTCCAACAGTCACAGGACCTCATGACCGATGGTACGTGGTAGGCTAG
- the MEO1 gene encoding Meo1p (hypothetical protein; identified by gene-trapping, microarray analysis, and genome-wide homology searches; mRNA identified as translated by ribosome profiling data; SWAT-GFP, seamless-GFP and mCherry fusion proteins localize to the endoplasmic reticulum; partially overlaps the dubious ORF YBR126W-B): MAITPDKQKKEQQHQPQNGPLDYAHICKCIAMFFVVAGVVLMFFETGLDPEQKEQIKRLHQLDGIPHA, translated from the coding sequence ATGGCTATCACCCCTGACaaacagaagaaagaaCAACAGCATCAACCACAGAACGGACCGCTCGACTATGCTCACATATGCAAGTGTATTGCAATGTTCTTTGTCGTTGCGGGCGTGGTGCTGATGTTCTTCGAGACCGGGTTGGACCCAGAACAAAAAGAGCAAATCAAGCGTCTCCACCAGTTGGACGGCATTCCTCACGCTTGA
- the VMA2 gene encoding H(+)-transporting V1 sector ATPase subunit B (Subunit B of V1 peripheral membrane domain of vacuolar H+-ATPase; electrogenic proton pump found throughout the endomembrane system; contains nucleotide binding sites; also detected in the cytoplasm; protein abundance increases in response to DNA replication stress; human homolog ATP6V1B1, implicated in autosomal-recessive distal renal tubular acidosis (RTA) with sensorineural deafness, complements yeast null mutant) produces the protein MVLSDKELFAINKKAVEQGFNVKPRLNYNTVSGVNGPLVILEKVKFPRYNEIVNLTLPDGTVRQGQVLEIRGDRAIVQVFEGTSGIDVKKTTVEFTGESLRIPVSEDMLGRIFDGSGRPIDNGPKVFAEDYLDINGSPINPYARIYPEEMISTGVSAIDTMNSIARGQKIPIFSASGLPHNEIAAQICRQAGLVRPTKDVHDGHEENFSIVFAAMGVNLETARFFKQDFEENGSLERTSLFLNLANDPTIERIITPRLALTTAEYLAYQTERHVLTILTDMSSYADALREVSAAREEVPGRRGYPGYMYTDLSTIYERAGRVEGRNGSITQIPILTMPNDDITHPIPDLTGYITEGQIFVDRQLHNKGIYPPINVLPSLSRLMKSAIGEGMTRKDHGDVSNQLYAKYAIGKDAAAMKAVVGEEALSIEDKLSLEFLEKFEKTFITQGAYEDRTVFESLDQAWSLLRIYPKEMLNRISPKILDEFYDRARDDADEDEEDPDTRSSGKKKDASQEESLI, from the coding sequence ATGGTTTTGTCTGATAAGGAGTTGTTTGCCATAAATAAGAAAGCCGTCGAACAAGGTTTCAATGTGAAGCCTAGATTGAACTATAATACGGTCAGTGGTGTGAACGGTCCATTAGtcattttggaaaaggtCAAGTTCCCACGTTACAACGAAATTGTTAATTTGACATTGCCAGATGGAACCGTGAGACAAGGTCaagttttggaaattaGAGGAGATAGAGCCATTGTGCAAGTGTTTGAAGGTACATCTGGTATTGATGTCAAGAAGACTACCGTGGAATTCACTGGTGAGAGTTTGAGAATTCCTGTGTCTGAAGACATGTTGGGTAGAATTTTTGACGGTTCTGGTAGACCCATTGACAACGGTCCTAAAGTTTTCGCAGAGGATTACTTGGACATTAACGGTTCTCCTATCAACCCATATGCTCGTATTTATCCAGAAGAAATGATTTCTACTGGTGTTTCTGCTATTGACACAATGAACTCCATTGCCAGAGGTCAAAAGATCCCAATTTTCTCCGCATCAGGTTTACCACACAACGAAATTGCAGCACAAATTTGTAGACAGGCTGGTTTGGTGAGACCTACCAAGGATGTTCATGATGGtcatgaagaaaatttctcCATCGTTTTTGCTGCCATGGGTGTCAACTTGGAAACCGCtagatttttcaaacaGGATTTCGAAGAAAATGGGTCTTTGGAAAGaacttcattatttttgaacTTGGCTAATGACCCTACCATTGAAAGAATTATCACTCCAAGATTGGCCTTGACCACCGCTGAATACCTTGCTTACCAAACGGAACGTCATGTGTTGACCATCTTGACCGATATGTCATCGTATGCTGATGCTCTTAGAGAAGTTTCCGCTGCTAGAGAAGAAGTTCCAGGTAGAAGAGGTTATCCTGGTTACATGTATACAGATTTGTCCACAATTTATGAAAGAGCAGGTAGAGTAGAGGGTCGTAACGGGTCCATCACTCAAATACCTATCTTGACAATGCCTAACGATGATATTACGCATCCAATTCCGGATTTGACCGGTTATATTACCGAGGGTCAAATCTTCGTTGACCGTCAATTACATAACAAGGGTATCTACCCACCAATCAACGTCTTGCCTTCGTTGAGTAGATTGATGAAATCTGCCATCGGTGAAGGTATGACCAGAAAGGACCACGGTGACGTTTCTAACCAATTGTATGCCAAGTACGCCATCGGTAAGGACGCTGCTGCTATGAAGGCCGTTGTCGGTGAAGAGGCGTTATCCATCGAAGATAAGTTATCTTtggaatttttggaaaaattcgAAAAGACCTTTATCACACAAGGCGCCTACGAGGACAGAACCGTTTTCGAAAGTTTGGACCAGGCATGGAGTTTGCTAAGAATCTACCCTAAGGAGATGTTGAATAGAATCTCCCCAAAGattcttgatgaattttACGATAGAGCCAGAGACGATGCcgacgaagatgaagaagatccCGACACAAGAAGCTCCGGTAAGAAGAAGGACGCCAGCCAAGAAGAATCTCTAATCTAA
- the SHE3 gene encoding She3p (Protein adaptor between Myo4p and the She2p-mRNA complex; part of the mRNA localization machinery that restricts accumulation of certain proteins to the bud; also required for cortical ER inheritance), with the protein MSDQDNTQTSSSKLAPHHNIFMANLESSPTKDRNTSSQNASSSRVIESLHDQIDMLTKTNLQLTTQSQNLLSKLELAQSKESKLLENLNLLKNENENLNSIFERKNKKLKELEKDYSELSNRYNEQKEKMDQLSKLAKNSSAIEQSCSEKLQNMEVNYNSLLESQNLYRDHYSDEISKLNEKIGLLELELSNQNLNYGSDTSSNSDIELNLNKFNDSVKDLKSLETEKDSKLSKIITHSLDELNLQSWLNLYQTNENLISTFAEKMDLKDVLKRNDEKISNKGAVVQTLKKNVQTQVESNNADALSSNNAQDMLPIKMVKLRKTPNTNDSSSNGNSSNNKRRSFYTASPLLSSGSIPKSASPVLPGVKRTASVRKPSSSSSKTNVTHNNDPSTSPTISVPPGVTRTVSSTHKKKGNSMVVHGAQS; encoded by the coding sequence ATGTCGGACCAGGATAATACCCAGACTTCTTCAAGCAAGTTGGCACCTCAccataatatttttatggcAAACTTGGAAAGTTCCCCCACAAAAGATAGAAATACCTCCAGCCAAAATGCCTCATCTTCGAGAGTCATTGAATCACTGCATGACCAGATTGATATGCTGACAAAAACAAATCTACAATTGACTACGCAatctcaaaatttattGAGTAAATTGGAATTAGCACAATCCAAAGAATCAAAACTActggaaaatttaaatCTGCTGAAGAACGAGAACGAAAATCTCAACTCgatatttgaaagaaagaacaagaagcTAAAAGAGCTAGAGAAAGATTATAGCGAATTGAGTAACCGTTACAATGAACAAAAGGAGAAAATGGATCAATTGAGTAAATTGGCGAAAAATTCTAGTGCCATTGAACAATCTTGCTCtgaaaaattgcaaaataTGGAAGTTAACTATAATTCATTATTGGAGTCACAAAATCTTTACAGAGACCACTATTCTGatgaaatttccaaattaaatgaaaaaatcggTTTGTTGGAGTTAGAGTTAAGTaatcaaaatttaaattaTGGTTCAGATACTAGTTCAAATTCAGATATAGAATTGAATTTaaataaattcaatgaCTCTGTGAAAGATTTGAAATCTCTGGAAACAGAAAAGGATTCAAAATTAAGCAAGATAATCACTCACTCTTTAGATGAGTTAAATCTACAAAGCTGGCTAAATCTGTACCAGACGAACGAAAATCTGATATCAACTTTTGCTGAAAAGATGGATTTGAAAGACGtcttgaaaagaaacgatGAGAAGATTAGTAATAAAGGCGCGGTAGTACAAACCTTGAAGAAGAATGTACAAACCCAGGTGGAAAGCAACAACGCTGACGCTTTGAGTAGCAATAATGCACAGGATATGCTTCCTATTAAGATGGTCAAATTAAGAAAGACGCCGAACACAAACGATTCATCCTCCAATGGTAATAGCAGTAacaataaaagaagaagtttcTATACTGCGTCGCCTTTGCTGTCATCGGGTTCTATTCCAAAATCTGCATCCCCGGTTTTGCCTGGTGTTAAAAGAACTGCCTCAGTAAGAAAACCAAGCTCGAGCAGTAGTAAAACAAATGTAACGCATAATAACGATCCAAGTACATCTCCCACAATCTCAGTGCCTCCCGGTGTTACAAGAACTGTTTCCTCCACTCataagaaaaagggaaatAGTATGGTTGTTCACGGGGCCCAATCCTAG
- the OPY1 gene encoding Opy1p (hypothetical protein; overproduction blocks cell cycle arrest in the presence of mating pheromone; the authentic, non-tagged protein is detected in highly purified mitochondria in high-throughput studies): MIAGATAPSSQHEILIASNLIKKPSTSQNKTPTAQSSSGNNGAADGAPQGYHHHHHHHRHLWWPRTTDHQYWCVLRKNQFAYYKTRDEREAISVIPRFDILNFKISELDGILTVYTPSKDLIFKFPRGQNEKVGMELMHNWKIALEKFLSSPSGNESVTTGSDYDEEEDDDDLIVVDEKAGPSSSKHSCSLTMDEQLSREDKEFYRMFDPRNAEHQVCSGILYTKVKKKKLFNRAKWQKFNVELTNTSFNLYSFKTGKLKKSIKLDKIIDCIELDNNSKMKNDDTNFALITFDERLSFKAANDQDMVDWIINFKSGILIRKKLKAENI; encoded by the coding sequence ATGATAGCAGGTGCGACTGCTCCGTCAAGTCAGCATGAAATTTTGATCGCATCGAATCTCATCAAGAAGCCATCAACGTCTCAAAATAAAACGCCGACAGCTCAATCCAGTTCAGGTAACAATGGAGCTGCTGATGGTGCACCGCAGGGTTACcatcatcaccatcatcacCATCGTCATTTATGGTGGCCTCGGACAACAGACCATCAATATTGGTGTGTCTTGAGGAAAAACCAATTTGCCTATTACAAAACTCGGGATGAAAGAGAGGCTATAAGTGTCATACCGAGATTTGACATACTTAATTTTAAGATAAGCGAGCTCGATGGTATATTAACTGTTTATACTCCATCCAAGGATTTAATATTCAAATTTCCACGAGGGCAAAATGAGAAGGTTGGTATGGAACTGATGCATAATTGGAAAATTGcccttgaaaaattcctCTCTAGTCCTAGTGGCAACGAAAGTGTCACTACAGGTAGTGAttatgatgaagaagaggatgatgatgatttaaTTGTAGTTGACGAAAAGGCGGGTCCTTCTAGCAGCAAGCATTCTTGCAGTTTGACGATGGATGAGCAACTGTCTCGTGAAGATAAAGAATTTTATAGGATGTTCGATCCAAGAAATGCAGAGCACCAGGTTTGTTCTGGGATTCTTTACacaaaagtgaaaaagaagaaactgTTCAATAGGGCTAAATGGCAAAAGTTCAATGTGGAATTGACTAATACTTCGTTCAATTTATACTCTTTCAAGACTGGgaagttaaagaaaagcatTAAATTGGATAAAATTATCGATTGTATTGAACTTGATAATAATtcgaagatgaaaaatgaCGACACTAATTTTGCGCTAATTACATTTGATGAAAGGTTATCTTTTAAAGCCGCTAACGATCAAGATATGGTGGATTGGATAATAAATTTCAAGAGTGGAATtttgataagaaaaaaattaaaggcCGAAAATATATAA